In Procambarus clarkii isolate CNS0578487 chromosome 25, FALCON_Pclarkii_2.0, whole genome shotgun sequence, the following proteins share a genomic window:
- the LOC138368666 gene encoding uncharacterized protein: MLKNAPNKLGGNRYKVQTLSQMGGASCGDTVRRMMRIGTYGVWSQYSLVGRKRKRVFKTLDICNVIIKACINTHTNATERDVETSIADMLKNAPNKHGGNRYKGGEARIHVHHIAESCMTNNENSGEPGAWHTAESSLMSI; the protein is encoded by the exons atgttgaagaacgccccaaacaaactcggtggaaacagatacaag gtccagacgctgtctcaaatgggcggtgcaagctgtggagacacagtgagacgaatgatgaggatagggacctatggggtctggtctcagtattcactcgttgggcgcaagaggaaacgtgtcttcaaaaccttggatatttgtaatgtaataataa aagcctgtatcaacacccacactaatgcaactgaaagagatgttgagacaagtattgctgatatgttgaagaacgccccaaacaaacacggtggaaacagatacaag ggtggtgaagcaagaatacatgtgcatcacatagcagagtcttgtatgacgaataatgaaaacagcggagagcctggtgcatggcataccgctgaatcttctctaatgtctatatag